The nucleotide sequence GCAAAAGGACGACCCAGATCGGCGTGTCGGCCGAGAGCCGGCGCTCGTAGGCGGCGATGCGCTGGCGCGGCACGACCCGCCCGAGCAGCGGGCCAAAAGCGCCGCGGCCGACCCCATACGCAATGACGCCGCCGGCGAGCCATCCGAGCCACAGGAGCACGAAGGTCGCCGGGGCGCCCCAGGCGTGGAGGGCCACGGGGATGAGGACGGTGCTCGAGAAAAAGGTGAGCATCGCGGAGGCCGCCGCGAGCAGGACGAAGAACCCGATCGCCGCGATCGGGTGGCGCGCGAGCATGCCCGTGAGCACGGCGATGGCCTCCGTCACCATCGCGTGGGCCGCCCCCGAGGCGGTCAGGCCGACGAGCACGCCCAGCAAGAGAAGGGCGCCGATCAAGCGTCGTCGACTCGTCTCGCGCTCCTCCATCATGGTCCCCAGGCGACCATGAGGTTCACGGTGGGATCCGGGTAGAGGCCGCGGCGCCAGCGCGAGCCCGCCCGGACGTCTCGAGCGCCGGGCGGGCACATCGGCGATTGCAGCGTTTCAGGCGGCGTTCGGGCGCGCCTCGTAACCGGCGTCGCGCAGCGCCGCGACGAGGGCGCTCATCGGCGCGCTCGACGGATCGTGCTTCACGACGACCGTGCCCTCGCCGAGCTTCACGTCGACCTCCTCGACGCCGTCGATCCCGCGGAGCGCGTCGTTGATGTGGCGGATGCAGGACGGGCAGCTCATCCCGTCGACCTGGAGCAAGGTTTCTTTCATGGCGTCTCTCCCTGGTTCGGGCGGCCCTCTTCGCCGCTCACAGCCCTGAAGACGCGAGCCGCCGCGCTGCATTACACCGTTCGAGGCATCTCCAGGACGAACCGCGCCCCTCGCCCT is from Polyangium spumosum and encodes:
- a CDS encoding VTT domain-containing protein, which translates into the protein MIGALLLLGVLVGLTASGAAHAMVTEAIAVLTGMLARHPIAAIGFFVLLAAASAMLTFFSSTVLIPVALHAWGAPATFVLLWLGWLAGGVIAYGVGRGAFGPLLGRVVPRQRIAAYERRLSADTPIWVVLLLQLALPSELPGYLLGTLRYRFARYLVVVGVGELPFALGSVFLGESFLRGDTVTLVVVGLTGLVLIGLAASVLRRRLKAP
- a CDS encoding heavy-metal-associated domain-containing protein, with protein sequence MKETLLQVDGMSCPSCIRHINDALRGIDGVEEVDVKLGEGTVVVKHDPSSAPMSALVAALRDAGYEARPNAA